The following proteins are encoded in a genomic region of Clostridia bacterium:
- the csrA gene encoding carbon storage regulator CsrA produces the protein MLVLTRKKNESIMIGDEIEIVVLEITPTQIRLGVEAPQKYPVYRKEIFLEIAAENRRAGQSVFTQELNNKLGEFFREIDAKS, from the coding sequence ATGCTAGTCCTAACACGCAAAAAAAATGAAAGTATTATGATTGGTGATGAAATAGAAATAGTGGTGCTCGAAATTACACCTACTCAAATTCGCCTCGGGGTGGAAGCCCCACAAAAGTATCCGGTGTATCGTAAAGAAATCTTTTTGGAAATAGCCGCGGAAAATCGTCGAGCTGGTCAAAGTGTATTTACTCAAGAGTTAAACAATAAATTGGGGGAATTCTTTCGGGAAATAGACGCTAAATCATGA
- a CDS encoding flagellar assembly protein FliW yields MFIETKYLGNMEIPAEKIIFFPQGLFAFEDKHHYVLIEQEHPLWHLQSIEESQLAFLVLNPFLFKPDYEFRLSAADQAELEIKKPEELAVFCITAIPGDIKKATVNLLAPLVINISLKKGKQIVLYQQNYNTKHQLWPEMQTVRGGEHYASPNTQKK; encoded by the coding sequence ATGTTTATTGAAACAAAGTATTTGGGAAATATGGAAATACCCGCAGAGAAAATTATTTTTTTTCCCCAAGGGCTTTTCGCTTTTGAAGATAAGCACCATTATGTGCTGATTGAACAAGAACATCCGCTTTGGCATTTACAATCTATTGAAGAATCTCAATTAGCTTTTCTGGTTCTCAATCCTTTTTTATTTAAACCTGATTATGAATTTCGATTATCTGCGGCTGATCAAGCTGAATTAGAAATTAAGAAACCTGAGGAATTGGCGGTGTTTTGTATTACTGCTATTCCCGGGGACATAAAAAAGGCTACTGTTAATTTATTAGCTCCCCTAGTAATTAACATATCATTAAAAAAAGGTAAACAAATCGTCCTTTATCAGCAGAACTATAACACGAAGCATCAATTATGGCCGGAAATGCAAACAGTAAGGGGAGGGGAGCATTATGCTAGTCCTAACACGCAAAAAAAATGA